The following are encoded in a window of Bacteroidales bacterium genomic DNA:
- the rsmD gene encoding 16S rRNA (guanine(966)-N(2))-methyltransferase RsmD translates to MRIISGNYKKKHIYPPKNFKARPTTDIAKEGLFNIIVNNFDIENISVLDIFSGTGSISYEFASRNCKNIISVEINYFNYSFICKTVKELDFSQIKTYKTDAFKYLKKCNTSFDIIFADPPYNLKNIEDIPLLVFENKLLKKNAWLIIEHSENINFNNFDNFLKTRKYGKVNFSFFEQVDNS, encoded by the coding sequence ATGCGTATAATAAGTGGGAATTATAAAAAAAAACATATTTATCCGCCAAAAAATTTTAAAGCACGCCCAACAACAGATATTGCCAAAGAGGGATTATTTAATATAATTGTAAATAATTTTGATATTGAAAATATAAGCGTTCTCGATATTTTTTCAGGAACAGGTAGTATCAGCTATGAATTTGCATCACGAAATTGTAAAAATATCATTTCGGTTGAAATCAATTATTTTAATTATTCATTCATTTGTAAAACTGTAAAAGAGCTTGATTTTAGTCAGATAAAAACATACAAAACAGATGCTTTCAAATATCTCAAAAAATGTAATACTTCATTTGATATTATTTTTGCCGACCCCCCATATAATTTAAAAAATATAGAGGATATACCCTTATTGGTTTTTGAAAATAAACTGCTAAAAAAAAATGCATGGTTAATTATTGAACATTCTGAAAACATAAATTTTAATAACTTTGATAATTTTCTAAAAACGAGAAAATACGGAAAAGTAAACTTCTCGTTTTTTGAACAAGTTGATAATTCATAA
- a CDS encoding DUF3822 family protein has translation MLKLDSFQLVDETCSVQNTKNYNLSILINRDGFYFCILDVIKNKYVLSSYYSNPLSFDEQTDFDWIKKIFNKDKFLRNTYNSVKIGFISQKSTIVPSSLFKIENISEYLYFNHEPARYEIIKHNYLRNINAYNIFSIPIEINEIFTNYFTEINYYHQSTPFIECNLLDNKNKLPGKKMYICSYCKFIDILVIDKNNLIFYNSFKYKNSSDFIYFVFNVLEQLKIDPKDTETILSGDILSNSDIYKLLKQYIKNVKFDKLNKNFNYSYTFNEKPLHFFTNLFNLERCV, from the coding sequence ATGTTAAAATTGGATAGTTTCCAATTAGTTGACGAAACTTGTAGTGTACAAAATACAAAAAATTATAATTTATCCATCCTGATTAATCGGGATGGATTTTATTTTTGTATTCTTGACGTCATAAAAAACAAATATGTATTGTCGTCATATTATTCCAATCCGCTTTCATTTGACGAACAAACTGATTTTGATTGGATAAAAAAGATTTTCAATAAAGACAAATTTTTAAGAAATACATATAATTCAGTTAAAATAGGTTTTATTTCTCAAAAATCAACAATCGTTCCTTCCTCACTATTTAAAATTGAAAATATAAGCGAATATTTATATTTTAATCATGAACCTGCCAGATATGAAATAATCAAACATAATTACTTAAGAAATATTAACGCTTATAATATCTTTTCAATTCCGATTGAAATAAATGAGATTTTTACAAATTATTTTACTGAAATCAATTATTATCATCAATCAACTCCTTTTATTGAATGTAATTTATTAGATAATAAAAATAAACTGCCCGGTAAAAAAATGTATATCTGTAGTTATTGTAAGTTTATTGATATTTTAGTAATAGATAAAAATAATCTTATATTTTATAACTCTTTTAAATATAAAAACAGTTCAGATTTTATATATTTTGTTTTTAATGTATTAGAACAGCTAAAAATAGATCCTAAGGATACGGAAACAATTTTGTCTGGCGATATTTTATCCAACTCTGATATTTATAAATTATTAAAACAATATATTAAGAATGTTAAATTTGATAAACTAAACAAAAATTTTAATTACAGCTATACTTTTAACGAAAAACCCTTACATTTTTTCACAAACCTCTTTAATCTTGAACGATGCGTATAA
- a CDS encoding AAA family ATPase — translation MIEKHISKLILEKFEYTPTPSQKVLIEKLASYILNHTASIKQREIFIIKGFAGTGKTTIISSLINALKDYKIKSVLLAPTGRAAKVLTTYSGENAFTIHKKIYRQKSSKDGFGKFILDINLHTNTIFIVDEASMISNDSNGLSVFGSGRLLDDLLEYVFNNKNCRLIIVGDTAQLPPVGIDISQALKDEILINYNFDVIDIKLTDVVRHSLNSGILFNATRVRKLVGNNNSKFPSIKLSGFNDIKYLNGEDLLEEITDAYNNSGIENCIIVCRSNKRANKYNQGIRKSILWREDEISVGDYLMIVKNNYFWCEENSDMDFIANGDIVEIIKIGNYEERYDLRFANITVRFIDYDDIEIDVKIILDTLTIETASLTSEDNKKLFYSVIEDYSELKTKKKQYKAVKNDPYFNALQVKFSYAVTCHKAQGGQWDTVFIDQGYLVDDMINIEYLRWLYTAITRATNKLFLVNFNKDFFEDLEEY, via the coding sequence ATGATAGAAAAACATATATCCAAATTAATTTTAGAAAAATTTGAATACACACCAACACCAAGTCAGAAGGTTTTAATTGAAAAATTAGCTAGTTATATTTTAAATCATACAGCTTCAATAAAACAACGGGAAATATTCATTATAAAAGGTTTTGCAGGCACCGGTAAAACAACAATTATCAGTTCTCTTATAAATGCTCTTAAGGATTATAAAATAAAATCGGTTTTATTAGCCCCAACAGGAAGGGCAGCAAAGGTTTTAACAACATATTCAGGAGAAAATGCTTTTACTATCCATAAAAAAATATATCGGCAAAAATCTTCAAAAGATGGTTTTGGGAAATTTATTCTTGATATTAATTTGCATACAAATACTATTTTTATTGTTGACGAAGCTTCAATGATATCAAATGATAGTAATGGATTATCGGTATTTGGTTCAGGAAGACTTTTGGACGATTTATTGGAATATGTATTTAATAATAAAAATTGCAGGTTGATAATTGTCGGAGATACAGCACAATTGCCACCTGTTGGAATTGATATAAGCCAGGCATTAAAAGACGAAATTTTGATTAATTATAATTTTGATGTTATTGATATTAAATTAACTGATGTTGTCAGACATTCATTGAATTCAGGTATTTTATTTAATGCTACACGGGTAAGAAAATTAGTTGGAAATAATAATTCGAAATTTCCATCAATAAAATTATCAGGTTTTAATGATATTAAATATTTGAATGGTGAAGATTTACTTGAAGAAATAACTGATGCTTATAATAATTCAGGTATTGAGAATTGTATTATAGTATGCAGGTCGAATAAAAGGGCAAACAAATATAACCAGGGAATACGGAAAAGTATTTTATGGCGTGAAGATGAAATTTCAGTAGGTGATTATTTAATGATAGTAAAAAATAATTATTTCTGGTGTGAGGAAAATAGTGATATGGATTTTATTGCTAACGGAGATATTGTTGAAATAATAAAAATAGGAAATTATGAAGAAAGATATGATTTAAGATTTGCAAATATTACTGTACGTTTTATTGATTACGATGATATTGAAATTGATGTTAAAATAATACTTGATACTCTTACTATTGAAACAGCTTCGTTAACAAGTGAGGATAATAAAAAGCTATTTTATTCTGTAATTGAAGATTATTCTGAATTAAAGACTAAGAAAAAACAATACAAGGCTGTTAAAAACGACCCTTATTTTAATGCATTACAAGTGAAGTTTTCTTATGCTGTAACATGTCATAAAGCTCAGGGTGGGCAATGGGATACGGTTTTTATAGACCAGGGTTATCTTGTTGATGACATGATAAATATTGAATATTTAAGATGGTTATATACAGC